In the Sus scrofa isolate TJ Tabasco breed Duroc chromosome 7, Sscrofa11.1, whole genome shotgun sequence genome, one interval contains:
- the RIOX1 gene encoding bifunctional lysine-specific demethylase and histidyl-hydroxylase NO66 isoform X2: MDGLRASAGLLRRGRLRRRRQPQPHSGSVLALPLRPRKIRRQLRRSVASRMAALRAQTLPSEDSEDSRVESTVDGPVDPLAGGVVGLPDAARREPYGHLGPAELLEASPASRSLQTPRALVESQTPAARLVEAQTPPARLMEGPALPARLVPGSAPPARLVEVAAAPARGVENSTLLCSAQHLAGAPPSMAPATLSGPQGESMNGELPWDSPLQRVLAELNRIPSSRRRAARLFEWLISPMPPDHFYRRLWEREAVLVRRQDHTYYQGLFSTADLDSMLRNEEVQFGQHLDAARYINGRRETLNPPGRALPAAAWSLYQAGCSLRLLCPQAFSTTVWQFLAVLQEQFGSMAGSNVYLTPPNSQGFAPHYDDIEAFVLQLEGRKLWRVYRPRVPTEELALTSSPNFSQDDLGEPVLQTVLEPGDLLYFPRGFIHQAECQDGVHSLHLTLSTYQRNTWGDFLEAVLPLAVQAAMEENVEFRRGLPRDFMDYMGAQHSDSKDPRRTAFMEKVRVLVARLGHFAPVDAVADQRAKDFIHDSLPPVLTDRERALSVYGLPIRWEAGEPVNVGAQLTTETEVHMLQDGIARLLEDTFPNLASEYSHGWWKRAWCTRKSTGLGTRRPGFGVVAGGQLAE; this comes from the coding sequence ATGGACGGGCTCCGGGCTAGCGCAGGGCTGCTGAGGCGCGGGCGGCTGAGGCGCCGGCGCCAGCCTCAGCCACACAGCGGGTCggtcctggccctgcccctgaGGCCCAGGAAGATCCGAAGGCAGCTGCGGAGAAGTGTCGCGTCCCGCATGGCCGCGCTGAGGGCCCAGACGCTGCCAAGCGAGGACTCGGAGGACTCGAGGGTGGAGTCGACGGTCGACGGTCCCGTGGACCCGCTGGCTGGCGGGGTGGTGGGCCTTCCGGATGCCGCCCGGCGGGAGCCATATGGCCACCTCGGGCCCGCGGAGCTGCTGGAGGCCTCACCCGCGTCCCGCTCCCTGCAGACTCCTCGAGCCCTGGTGGAGTCGCAGACCCCGGCAGCGCGCTTGGTGGAGGCGCAGACGCCGCCGGCGCGGCTGATGGAGGGGCCCGCCCTGCCCGCGCGCCTAGTGCCGGGTTCGGCGCCGCCCGCGCGCCTGGTGGAGGTGGCCGCTGCGCCGGCCCGCGGGGTGGAGAACTCTACCCTGTTGTGCTCTGCCCAGCACTTGGCGGGCGCCCCGCCGTCCATGGCTCCTGCGACGCTGTCGGGGCCTCAGGGGGAAAGCATGAACGGGGAGCTGCCCTGGGACTCTCCTCTGCAGCGCGTCTTGGCCGAGCTGAACCGCATCCCCAGCAGCCGGCGGCGGGCGGCGCGCCTCTTTGAATGGCTCATCTCGCCCATGCCGCCAGACCACTTCTACCGGCGCCTGTGGGAGCGTGAGGCGGTGCTGGTGCGGCGGCAGGACCACACCTACTACCAGGGTCTCTTCTCTACCGCAGACCTGGACTCCATGCTGCGGAACGAGGAGGTCCAGTTCGGGCAGCACCTGGACGCCGCGCGCTACATCAACGGGCGGCGCGAGACTCTGAACCCTCCCGGCCGCGCCCTGCCCGCCGCCGCGTGGTCCCTGTACCAGGCCGGCTGCTCCCTGCGCCTCCTCTGTCCGCAGGCTTTCTCCACCACCGTGTGGCAGTTTTTGGCTGTGCTTCAAGAGCAGTTTGGAAGCATGGCAGGCTCCAACGTTTACCTCACGCCCCCCAACTCGCAGGGCTTTGCCCCCCACTACGACGACATTGAGGCTTTCGTGCTGCAGCTGGAAGGTAGGAAACTCTGGCGGGTCTACCGACCGCGGGTCCCGACTGAGGAACTAGCCCTGACATCCAGTCCCAACTTCAGCCAGGACGACCTCGGTGAGCCGGTGCTGCAGACGGTGCTGGAACCTGgagatttgctttattttccccGAGGCTTCATTCACCAAGCCGAATGCCAGGACGGAGTGCACTCTCTGCATCTGACCTTGTCCACATACCAGCGCAATACCTGGGGCGACTTCCTGGAGGCTGTACTGCCTCTGGCAGTGCAGGCTGCAATGGAAGAAAACGTGGAGTTCCGTAGGGGACTGCCCCGAGACTTCATGGATTACATGGGGGCCCAGCATTCAGACTCTAAGGATCCGCGGAGAACTGCTTTCATGGAGAAGGTGCGGGTGTTGGTTGCCCGCTTGGGACACTTTGCGCCTGTCGATGCTGTGGCCGACCAGCGAGCCAAAGATTTCATTCACGATTCTCTGCCCCCTGTGTTGACTGACAGGGAGAGGGCACTAAGCGTTTATGGACTCCCAATTCGCTGGGAGGCTGGAGAACCTGTGAACGTGGGGGCCCAGCTGACAACAGAAACAGAAGTGCACATGCTTCAAGATGGTATAGCTCGGCTG
- the RIOX1 gene encoding bifunctional lysine-specific demethylase and histidyl-hydroxylase NO66 isoform X1, with protein sequence MDGLRASAGLLRRGRLRRRRQPQPHSGSVLALPLRPRKIRRQLRRSVASRMAALRAQTLPSEDSEDSRVESTVDGPVDPLAGGVVGLPDAARREPYGHLGPAELLEASPASRSLQTPRALVESQTPAARLVEAQTPPARLMEGPALPARLVPGSAPPARLVEVAAAPARGVENSTLLCSAQHLAGAPPSMAPATLSGPQGESMNGELPWDSPLQRVLAELNRIPSSRRRAARLFEWLISPMPPDHFYRRLWEREAVLVRRQDHTYYQGLFSTADLDSMLRNEEVQFGQHLDAARYINGRRETLNPPGRALPAAAWSLYQAGCSLRLLCPQAFSTTVWQFLAVLQEQFGSMAGSNVYLTPPNSQGFAPHYDDIEAFVLQLEGRKLWRVYRPRVPTEELALTSSPNFSQDDLGEPVLQTVLEPGDLLYFPRGFIHQAECQDGVHSLHLTLSTYQRNTWGDFLEAVLPLAVQAAMEENVEFRRGLPRDFMDYMGAQHSDSKDPRRTAFMEKVRVLVARLGHFAPVDAVADQRAKDFIHDSLPPVLTDRERALSVYGLPIRWEAGEPVNVGAQLTTETEVHMLQDGIARLVGEGGHLFLYYTVENSRVYHLEEPKCLEIYPQQADAMELLLRSYPEFVRVGDLPCDSVEDQLSLATMLYDKGLLLTKMPLT encoded by the coding sequence ATGGACGGGCTCCGGGCTAGCGCAGGGCTGCTGAGGCGCGGGCGGCTGAGGCGCCGGCGCCAGCCTCAGCCACACAGCGGGTCggtcctggccctgcccctgaGGCCCAGGAAGATCCGAAGGCAGCTGCGGAGAAGTGTCGCGTCCCGCATGGCCGCGCTGAGGGCCCAGACGCTGCCAAGCGAGGACTCGGAGGACTCGAGGGTGGAGTCGACGGTCGACGGTCCCGTGGACCCGCTGGCTGGCGGGGTGGTGGGCCTTCCGGATGCCGCCCGGCGGGAGCCATATGGCCACCTCGGGCCCGCGGAGCTGCTGGAGGCCTCACCCGCGTCCCGCTCCCTGCAGACTCCTCGAGCCCTGGTGGAGTCGCAGACCCCGGCAGCGCGCTTGGTGGAGGCGCAGACGCCGCCGGCGCGGCTGATGGAGGGGCCCGCCCTGCCCGCGCGCCTAGTGCCGGGTTCGGCGCCGCCCGCGCGCCTGGTGGAGGTGGCCGCTGCGCCGGCCCGCGGGGTGGAGAACTCTACCCTGTTGTGCTCTGCCCAGCACTTGGCGGGCGCCCCGCCGTCCATGGCTCCTGCGACGCTGTCGGGGCCTCAGGGGGAAAGCATGAACGGGGAGCTGCCCTGGGACTCTCCTCTGCAGCGCGTCTTGGCCGAGCTGAACCGCATCCCCAGCAGCCGGCGGCGGGCGGCGCGCCTCTTTGAATGGCTCATCTCGCCCATGCCGCCAGACCACTTCTACCGGCGCCTGTGGGAGCGTGAGGCGGTGCTGGTGCGGCGGCAGGACCACACCTACTACCAGGGTCTCTTCTCTACCGCAGACCTGGACTCCATGCTGCGGAACGAGGAGGTCCAGTTCGGGCAGCACCTGGACGCCGCGCGCTACATCAACGGGCGGCGCGAGACTCTGAACCCTCCCGGCCGCGCCCTGCCCGCCGCCGCGTGGTCCCTGTACCAGGCCGGCTGCTCCCTGCGCCTCCTCTGTCCGCAGGCTTTCTCCACCACCGTGTGGCAGTTTTTGGCTGTGCTTCAAGAGCAGTTTGGAAGCATGGCAGGCTCCAACGTTTACCTCACGCCCCCCAACTCGCAGGGCTTTGCCCCCCACTACGACGACATTGAGGCTTTCGTGCTGCAGCTGGAAGGTAGGAAACTCTGGCGGGTCTACCGACCGCGGGTCCCGACTGAGGAACTAGCCCTGACATCCAGTCCCAACTTCAGCCAGGACGACCTCGGTGAGCCGGTGCTGCAGACGGTGCTGGAACCTGgagatttgctttattttccccGAGGCTTCATTCACCAAGCCGAATGCCAGGACGGAGTGCACTCTCTGCATCTGACCTTGTCCACATACCAGCGCAATACCTGGGGCGACTTCCTGGAGGCTGTACTGCCTCTGGCAGTGCAGGCTGCAATGGAAGAAAACGTGGAGTTCCGTAGGGGACTGCCCCGAGACTTCATGGATTACATGGGGGCCCAGCATTCAGACTCTAAGGATCCGCGGAGAACTGCTTTCATGGAGAAGGTGCGGGTGTTGGTTGCCCGCTTGGGACACTTTGCGCCTGTCGATGCTGTGGCCGACCAGCGAGCCAAAGATTTCATTCACGATTCTCTGCCCCCTGTGTTGACTGACAGGGAGAGGGCACTAAGCGTTTATGGACTCCCAATTCGCTGGGAGGCTGGAGAACCTGTGAACGTGGGGGCCCAGCTGACAACAGAAACAGAAGTGCACATGCTTCAAGATGGTATAGCTCGGCTGGTAGGTGAAGGTGGCCATTTGTTTCTCTATTACACAGTGGAAAACTCCCGAGTTTATCATCTGGAAGAGCCCAAATGCTTGGAGATATACCCGCAGCAAGCTGATGCCATGGAACTCTTGCTTCGCTCCTACCCAGAGTTTGTGAGAGTAGGGGACTTGCCCTGTGACAGTGTGGAGGACCAGCTTTCTTTGGCAACCATGTTATATGATAAGGGGCTGCTACTCACCAAGATGCCTCTAACCTGA